Proteins co-encoded in one Pirellulales bacterium genomic window:
- a CDS encoding phytanoyl-CoA dioxygenase family protein: MTRTPLSPAALEQFRREGYWLERALFDADEMQALLNFARRDPALAASAYDRLDSQGARTRLALWNEADDGLYSLFSRSGRIVDRMEQLLGDEVYHWHTKMMLKEPRVGGAWEWHQDYGYWYHNGCLSPDLASALIAVDRSTRENGCLQVLPGTQRLGRIDHAQTGEQKGADLERVEAALARFPLVYMEMDPGDTLFFHSNLLHRSDQNRSPNPRWSLIACYNTRTNDPYKESRHPRYSPLERVADSAIRNWAAAHSEQVTR; encoded by the coding sequence ATGACGCGAACTCCGTTGTCTCCGGCGGCCTTGGAGCAGTTCCGGCGCGAGGGCTATTGGCTCGAACGCGCGTTGTTCGACGCCGACGAAATGCAAGCGCTGCTGAACTTCGCCCGGCGCGATCCGGCGCTGGCGGCTAGCGCCTATGACCGGCTCGATTCGCAAGGCGCGCGGACGCGACTGGCGCTTTGGAACGAGGCGGACGATGGCCTCTATAGCCTGTTTTCGCGCAGCGGGCGTATCGTCGACCGGATGGAGCAACTGTTGGGAGATGAGGTGTATCACTGGCACACCAAGATGATGCTCAAGGAGCCACGCGTGGGGGGCGCCTGGGAGTGGCATCAGGACTATGGCTATTGGTATCACAACGGCTGTCTGTCGCCCGACCTAGCCAGCGCGCTGATCGCCGTCGACCGCTCGACGCGCGAGAATGGCTGCTTGCAGGTGTTGCCGGGCACGCAGCGACTAGGCCGCATCGACCATGCGCAGACGGGAGAACAGAAGGGGGCCGATCTGGAACGGGTGGAAGCGGCGCTAGCGCGATTTCCGCTGGTCTACATGGAAATGGATCCGGGCGACACGCTGTTCTTTCATTCCAACTTGCTGCATCGCTCCGACCAGAACCGCTCACCCAACCCGCGCTGGTCGCTGATTGCGTGCTACAACACGCGCACGAACGATCCGTACAAGGAGTCACGGCATCCGCGCTATTCGCCGCTGGAGCGCGTAGCGGACTCGGCAATTCGCAACTGGGCGGCCGCGCACTCGGAGCAGGTCACTCGTTGA
- the argS gene encoding arginine--tRNA ligase, whose amino-acid sequence MNLLEEIRLRFEPALAPMATDVGALLDLIRPSQDAKFGDYQANFAMPLGKQLGRPPREIAQQIAEQVKLDDLCAGPPEIAGPGFINVRLSDTFLSSALASAFVDPRLGVPQASDPGVYIVDYSAPNVAKPMHVGHIRSTVIGDALARTLRFLGHQAIGDNHIGDWGTQFGMILYGYKNFRDEAAYREHPVAELARLYRLVNRLVEFYDARGALPELEAKLRAAEVALTQLAEPDAKKAAKEKRRLETRVVEAREALDAAQSKVTAVEADIVLDRLAKEHPQIGEAVLAETAKLHAGDAENRQLWEEFLPACEEDIHRIYRRLGVTFDESLGESFYHDRLQGVVDDLKGRGIAAPSAGAMCVFNEGYETPFLIQKQDGAYLYATTDLATIQYRMQRWRPRGALYVVDHRQGLHFEQLFATARRWGYDAIELVHVSFGTVLGDDGRPFKTRAGDTVGLEGLLDEAVSRAYEIVRANDEGKPVGAELSEPERRQVAERVGIGALKYADLSQNRTSDYVFSYDKMLAMNGNTATYMQYAYARVRSIFAKGNIDIEALRRSPGTILLTSEAERALGLEILRFPEALAAVVADYRPNQLTSYLFELANKYSTFFEQCPVLRAESDALRTSRLMLCDLTARVIQQGLALLGIEVVEKM is encoded by the coding sequence ATGAATTTATTGGAAGAGATTCGCCTGCGGTTCGAGCCGGCGCTGGCGCCGATGGCGACCGATGTGGGCGCGCTGCTGGATTTGATCCGGCCGAGTCAGGACGCGAAGTTTGGCGACTATCAGGCGAACTTCGCGATGCCGTTGGGCAAGCAACTTGGTCGGCCGCCGCGTGAGATTGCCCAGCAGATTGCGGAGCAGGTCAAGCTCGACGACCTTTGCGCGGGTCCGCCTGAGATCGCCGGGCCGGGCTTCATTAATGTGCGACTGTCCGACACGTTTCTTTCGAGCGCGCTGGCGAGCGCCTTTGTCGATCCGCGTTTGGGGGTGCCGCAGGCGAGCGATCCAGGGGTGTACATCGTCGATTACTCGGCGCCGAATGTGGCCAAGCCGATGCACGTGGGGCATATCCGCTCGACGGTGATTGGCGACGCGCTGGCGCGAACGCTGCGGTTTCTGGGACACCAGGCGATTGGCGACAATCACATTGGCGACTGGGGGACGCAGTTCGGCATGATCTTGTACGGCTACAAGAATTTTCGGGACGAGGCGGCCTATCGCGAACACCCCGTCGCCGAGTTGGCGCGGCTGTACCGGCTGGTGAATCGGCTGGTCGAGTTCTACGACGCGCGGGGGGCATTGCCCGAACTGGAAGCCAAGCTGCGCGCGGCCGAGGTTGCCTTGACGCAACTGGCGGAGCCCGACGCCAAGAAAGCGGCCAAGGAAAAGCGGCGGCTGGAGACGCGGGTGGTCGAAGCGCGCGAGGCGCTGGACGCCGCGCAGAGCAAGGTGACGGCGGTGGAGGCCGACATCGTGCTCGACCGATTGGCGAAAGAGCATCCCCAGATCGGCGAAGCGGTGCTGGCGGAAACAGCCAAGCTGCACGCTGGCGACGCGGAGAATCGGCAGTTGTGGGAGGAATTTCTGCCCGCCTGCGAGGAAGATATCCATCGCATCTACCGGCGGTTGGGTGTGACCTTCGACGAGTCGCTGGGGGAGAGCTTTTATCACGACCGCCTGCAAGGGGTGGTCGACGACTTGAAGGGGCGCGGCATCGCGGCGCCCAGCGCCGGCGCGATGTGCGTCTTCAACGAGGGCTATGAAACACCGTTCTTGATCCAGAAGCAGGATGGCGCGTACTTGTACGCCACGACCGATCTGGCGACGATCCAATACCGGATGCAGCGCTGGCGGCCACGGGGCGCGTTGTACGTGGTGGACCACCGGCAAGGTTTGCACTTTGAGCAACTCTTTGCCACCGCGCGGCGCTGGGGTTACGACGCAATTGAACTAGTGCATGTGAGTTTTGGCACGGTGCTGGGAGACGACGGGCGGCCATTCAAGACGCGCGCCGGCGACACGGTGGGGCTGGAAGGGCTGCTCGACGAGGCCGTGAGCCGCGCGTATGAGATTGTGCGTGCCAACGACGAGGGTAAGCCGGTCGGCGCCGAACTAAGCGAACCGGAGCGGCGCCAGGTGGCCGAGCGGGTGGGCATTGGCGCGCTCAAATACGCCGATCTGTCGCAGAACCGCACGAGCGATTACGTCTTCAGCTACGACAAGATGCTGGCCATGAACGGCAACACGGCGACGTATATGCAATACGCGTACGCGCGGGTGCGGAGCATCTTCGCCAAGGGGAACATCGACATCGAGGCGCTGCGACGGTCGCCAGGGACCATCTTGCTGACCAGTGAGGCAGAGCGGGCGCTGGGATTGGAGATCTTGCGGTTTCCCGAGGCGCTGGCGGCGGTCGTGGCCGATTATCGCCCCAATCAACTTACGTCGTACTTGTTTGAGCTAGCGAACAAGTACTCGACGTTCTTTGAGCAGTGCCCGGTGTTGCGCGCCGAAAGCGACGCGCTGCGCACCAGCCGGCTGATGTTGTGCGATTTGACGGCGCGCGTCATCCAGCAGGGTTTGGCGCTGTTGGGCATTGAGGTCGTCGAGAAGATGTGA
- a CDS encoding GNAT family N-acetyltransferase, with product MTSVVQMTKVLVERPEVRPLAAARVRHYAGETDIDAWLALRQRAFARQRVAVRAWQRDDFCRELLQRPWWSPDRMWLAEWINSGEAPQLAGAVTLAERGAGRPAVHWLMVDPRARRRGIGRLLMALLEQRCWDQGARQIWLETHRQWQGALALYEGLGYRECAP from the coding sequence ATGACGTCGGTGGTGCAGATGACCAAGGTGCTCGTCGAGCGGCCGGAAGTTAGGCCGCTGGCCGCCGCGCGCGTGCGTCATTACGCCGGCGAGACTGATATCGACGCCTGGCTCGCGCTGCGCCAGCGGGCCTTTGCGCGCCAGCGCGTGGCGGTGCGGGCCTGGCAGCGCGACGACTTTTGCCGCGAGCTATTGCAGCGACCGTGGTGGTCGCCAGATCGGATGTGGCTGGCGGAGTGGATCAACTCAGGAGAGGCGCCACAATTAGCTGGGGCGGTCACGTTGGCGGAGCGCGGCGCCGGACGACCGGCCGTCCATTGGCTGATGGTCGATCCTCGCGCAAGACGGCGCGGTATTGGCCGGCTATTGATGGCGCTGTTGGAGCAGCGCTGCTGGGACCAAGGGGCACGCCAGATCTGGCTGGAGACGCACCGCCAATGGCAAGGGGCGCTCGCGCTATATGAAGGGCTTGGCTATCGAGAGTGCGCGCCGTAG
- a CDS encoding B12-binding domain-containing radical SAM protein: protein MRIALVNLPHEVPVVRRYMCSYNSPVFLFPPLELMYVAAVAREWGHDDVVLIDAIAARLDRDQTLEQLKRFRPDLVITITSFEIFEPDMRTFAWLRAELPQAKFAAFGHYATTFPNEVMAIANLDYVFRGEPEHAFFELTEALKQNGPIDRIEGLTYRRDDGMVVSTPDRARDRHIDELPHPDYSLVDVSAYSEFLLPQPFVMLQTARGCPYTCNFCVRSYGQKLGMRSPDNIVAELRQLVDRYKIRSFRFIDDTFTAIPQRTLEICEKIQKELPPLVWSCLSRVDTLDDERAKALRDAGCRRVYLGIESGSQRILQLYGKDYGVERIREIVNMLRKRHIEVGAFFMVGHPEETHEDFQQTGKLLRSLELDYTTVGQTVPYPGTSLFEQYRDQVDFSLFPYRNEWKSPGRRAELAKWEAEFFRKSYLRLPYVARHALRFLKYPRTTLAAGRALAPYFLGRTKSSTRSELV, encoded by the coding sequence ATGCGAATTGCCCTGGTCAATCTGCCGCACGAAGTGCCGGTCGTGCGCCGGTACATGTGTTCTTACAACTCGCCGGTGTTTCTCTTTCCGCCGCTGGAACTAATGTACGTGGCGGCGGTGGCGCGGGAGTGGGGACACGACGACGTCGTGCTGATCGACGCGATCGCCGCGCGACTTGATCGCGATCAGACTTTAGAGCAGCTCAAGCGGTTTCGGCCAGACCTGGTGATCACGATCACCAGTTTTGAGATCTTCGAACCCGACATGCGGACCTTCGCTTGGCTGCGCGCGGAGCTGCCACAGGCCAAGTTCGCCGCGTTTGGCCATTACGCCACCACCTTTCCCAACGAGGTGATGGCGATCGCGAACCTCGATTACGTGTTTCGCGGCGAACCCGAGCACGCCTTCTTTGAGCTGACCGAGGCGCTGAAACAAAACGGGCCGATCGATCGGATCGAAGGACTAACGTATCGCCGCGACGACGGCATGGTAGTTTCGACGCCCGATCGGGCGCGCGACCGGCATATCGACGAACTGCCGCATCCCGATTATTCGCTGGTCGACGTCAGCGCCTACAGCGAGTTTCTGCTGCCGCAACCGTTCGTCATGCTGCAAACGGCGCGGGGCTGCCCTTACACGTGCAATTTTTGCGTGCGCAGCTATGGGCAGAAATTGGGCATGCGCTCGCCCGACAATATCGTGGCCGAGTTGCGGCAACTGGTCGACCGCTACAAGATTCGCTCGTTCCGGTTCATCGACGACACCTTTACGGCGATTCCACAGCGCACGTTGGAGATTTGCGAAAAGATACAAAAGGAGCTGCCGCCCTTGGTGTGGAGTTGCCTGTCGCGAGTCGACACGCTCGACGACGAGCGGGCCAAAGCGCTGCGCGACGCGGGATGCCGGCGGGTGTATCTGGGCATTGAGAGCGGCTCGCAGCGCATTCTGCAACTCTACGGCAAGGACTACGGCGTAGAGCGGATTCGCGAGATTGTGAATATGCTCCGCAAGCGCCATATCGAAGTCGGCGCGTTCTTCATGGTCGGGCATCCCGAGGAAACACACGAAGATTTTCAGCAGACTGGAAAACTGCTGCGGTCGCTGGAATTGGACTACACCACAGTGGGGCAGACCGTGCCGTATCCGGGCACGTCGCTATTTGAGCAATATCGCGACCAGGTTGACTTCTCGCTGTTTCCGTATCGCAACGAGTGGAAAAGCCCGGGGCGCCGCGCCGAATTGGCAAAGTGGGAAGCGGAGTTCTTCCGTAAATCGTATCTTCGTCTGCCGTATGTCGCGCGGCACGCATTGCGGTTTCTCAAATACCCGCGCACGACGCTAGCAGCGGGGCGGGCGCTGGCGCCATATTTTCTCGGCCGCACGAAGAGTTCGACGCGCAGCGAACTGGTTTAG
- the rsfS gene encoding ribosome silencing factor, with product MTSTASPVATSSYSSLELAQAAARTAEDNRGRDILVLDVRELTPIFDYFVIATGSSRRQLHAIGDEIDRVLAREYRQRRIGIEGYEGSRWILMDYGDVVVHLFDDEARDYYSLDLLWSGAKRVPVEGNPPALKAV from the coding sequence CTGACCAGCACGGCGTCTCCTGTTGCCACTTCCTCTTACTCTAGTCTTGAGCTCGCCCAGGCGGCCGCACGCACCGCAGAAGACAATCGCGGCCGCGACATCTTGGTGCTGGACGTCCGCGAGCTGACCCCGATTTTCGATTATTTCGTCATCGCGACGGGCAGTAGCCGCCGGCAACTGCACGCGATTGGGGACGAGATCGATCGGGTGTTGGCCCGCGAGTATCGACAGCGCCGCATCGGGATCGAGGGCTATGAAGGCAGCCGCTGGATCTTGATGGACTACGGCGATGTGGTCGTGCATTTGTTCGACGACGAAGCGCGCGATTATTACAGCCTCGATCTCTTATGGTCGGGCGCGAAGCGCGTGCCTGTGGAAGGCAATCCGCCCGCGCTGAAGGCCGTTTAA
- a CDS encoding sigma-70 family RNA polymerase sigma factor: MRAAKQEPHTPTPVSEVTDAALLAAAQVYLERQLAGDASGGAPAEAWQRFYELYGPLIRRFTLACQVPKSEVDDCVQDVFRTVIVALREFKYDPEQGRFRSWLFSVVRSRATDLVRRRLRRAARRFAPKADAKSWDAAVDPVETLERRWRQEVVHAVVKQLREQVSPRSFEVFYLRSIKELSVAETAAKLGSTPEKVRYRHHRMVRKFRELYFLYTGEPLDAK, encoded by the coding sequence ATGCGCGCCGCGAAGCAAGAGCCACATACGCCAACCCCAGTGAGCGAGGTGACCGACGCCGCGCTGCTGGCCGCCGCGCAGGTTTATTTGGAGCGGCAACTGGCAGGGGACGCCTCGGGAGGGGCCCCGGCGGAGGCGTGGCAGCGGTTTTACGAACTGTATGGACCGTTGATTCGACGCTTTACCTTGGCCTGCCAAGTGCCGAAGAGCGAGGTGGATGATTGCGTGCAGGATGTGTTTCGCACGGTGATCGTGGCGCTACGCGAGTTCAAATACGATCCGGAGCAGGGACGTTTTCGGAGCTGGCTCTTTTCGGTCGTGCGTTCGCGGGCGACCGATTTGGTGCGGCGCCGGCTGCGGCGGGCGGCGCGGCGATTCGCGCCCAAGGCCGACGCAAAGTCGTGGGACGCGGCGGTCGACCCGGTCGAGACGTTGGAACGCCGCTGGCGCCAAGAAGTGGTGCATGCGGTGGTGAAGCAGTTGCGCGAGCAGGTGTCGCCGCGCAGCTTTGAGGTTTTTTATCTGCGGTCGATCAAGGAACTGTCGGTCGCGGAAACGGCCGCCAAGCTCGGGTCGACGCCCGAGAAGGTTCGCTATCGTCACCACCGCATGGTGCGCAAGTTTCGCGAGCTGTACTTTTTGTACACGGGCGAGCCGCTCGATGCGAAGTAG
- a CDS encoding transporter has protein sequence MTAVSRYFHCLVLLIVADCAIARPACAQDGRGAAPWLESEIETDRDSFTPATTVVDPGRTIVESSYTFADNRHTVETHSLPELVARVGVLPWLELRLGWNWEVGGAGGAFSDVEFGDEDLGTGAESDVEFGLKAQTTRQADWIPESAVLIEGFTPTYGPANDTDLTLGYVFGWTLPNGWKWDSAMRMGTGSEHDDRFSTWAPSSVVKIPIGERWNIHFEYFGLCTEDKAEDSSRHFVSSGFHLLLTENLEIGTRFGFGINGQSSRFFNNVGLGWRF, from the coding sequence TTGACGGCAGTGTCACGATACTTCCATTGCCTGGTCTTGCTAATCGTTGCAGATTGCGCGATCGCCAGACCTGCGTGCGCGCAGGATGGTCGCGGCGCCGCGCCCTGGCTCGAGTCGGAGATTGAAACCGACCGCGATTCATTCACCCCGGCCACGACCGTGGTCGATCCGGGGCGGACCATCGTCGAATCGTCGTACACGTTCGCCGACAACCGCCACACGGTGGAGACGCACAGCTTGCCCGAGTTGGTGGCGCGTGTGGGCGTGCTCCCCTGGCTGGAACTGCGCTTGGGCTGGAACTGGGAGGTGGGGGGCGCCGGGGGGGCCTTCTCCGACGTGGAATTTGGCGACGAGGACCTGGGAACCGGGGCCGAGTCGGACGTTGAATTCGGCTTGAAGGCGCAGACAACGCGCCAAGCGGACTGGATCCCGGAGAGCGCGGTGTTGATCGAAGGCTTCACACCGACCTATGGCCCAGCGAACGACACCGATCTGACGCTGGGCTACGTGTTTGGTTGGACGCTGCCAAACGGATGGAAGTGGGACAGCGCGATGCGCATGGGGACGGGGAGCGAGCACGATGATCGGTTCAGCACGTGGGCGCCGTCGAGCGTGGTGAAGATTCCGATCGGGGAGCGCTGGAACATCCACTTCGAGTACTTTGGCCTCTGCACGGAGGACAAGGCGGAGGACTCAAGCCGGCATTTCGTCAGCAGCGGTTTCCATTTGTTGCTGACGGAGAATCTGGAAATCGGCACGCGGTTCGGATTTGGCATCAATGGGCAATCGTCGCGATTCTTCAATAATGTGGGGTTGGGCTGGCGTTTTTAG
- the bcp gene encoding thioredoxin-dependent thiol peroxidase, whose protein sequence is MSDWVEVGAKAPDFTLAADDGAKVKLSSLKGAPVVLYFYPKDDTPGCTRQACAFRDAEKKLQKLGATVLGVSADSLASHEKFRDKYSLNFPLLSDPDHKVAEKYGAWREKNMYGKKSMGIQRSTFLIDATGKVAKVWQRVKVDGHDEQVLAALKALASAE, encoded by the coding sequence ATGTCCGATTGGGTCGAAGTGGGAGCCAAGGCGCCCGATTTCACGCTGGCCGCCGATGACGGCGCAAAGGTCAAGTTGTCCAGCCTCAAAGGCGCTCCGGTGGTGCTCTACTTTTACCCCAAGGACGACACGCCCGGCTGCACCCGCCAGGCCTGCGCCTTTCGCGACGCCGAAAAGAAGCTGCAAAAGCTCGGCGCCACGGTGCTCGGAGTCAGCGCCGATTCGCTCGCCAGTCACGAGAAGTTTCGCGACAAATACAGCCTCAACTTCCCTCTCCTCTCCGATCCCGATCACAAGGTGGCCGAAAAGTACGGCGCCTGGCGCGAAAAGAACATGTACGGCAAAAAGTCGATGGGCATTCAGCGCTCCACCTTTCTGATCGACGCCACCGGCAAAGTAGCCAAGGTCTGGCAGCGAGTGAAGGTCGACGGCCACGACGAGCAGGTGCTCGCCGCGCTCAAAGCGCTGGCGTCCGCCGAGTAG
- a CDS encoding Gfo/Idh/MocA family oxidoreductase yields the protein MSNPISRRAFTASAAALGALATTARAADSDRKIRMGFVGLGNRGDQVLSAFLPQPDAEIVALCDVYEPYALAAQSKAGGKPRIYRDYRELLAQSDVDAVVIATPDHWHALQFIDACRAGKDVYVEKPLSLTIAEGQRMVEVAEETKRVTLMGTQRRSSPLIQEMVRLIQDGAIGKVSVAKCYHLVNESPMGIGKPADGDPPPGLDWDFWLGPAPQVAFNTNRCLYKFRWFWNYSGGQLTNMGTHYLDLIQWALGQDAPTSVVASGGNYVVQDNREIPDTMEVVWEYPGGTLVTFSQYNGNAAASNPRDCDLEFRGSEGTLYYRQNSIEIVPERVRTQELAAQSPIAREANRKQGESRQLARKEFRQQGAIGDELHARNFLDCVKSRQPTNCPVAVGHRSTSVTLLGNIAYKTGRKIRWDAARQECLDDAAANALLTYEYRAPWRLS from the coding sequence ATGAGTAACCCTATCAGCCGTCGCGCTTTCACCGCCAGCGCCGCCGCGCTTGGCGCCTTGGCCACTACTGCCCGCGCCGCCGACAGCGATCGCAAGATACGGATGGGCTTTGTCGGCCTTGGCAACCGGGGAGATCAGGTCTTAAGCGCGTTTCTGCCGCAGCCCGATGCCGAGATAGTCGCGCTGTGCGACGTGTACGAACCCTATGCGCTCGCGGCCCAAAGCAAGGCCGGCGGCAAGCCGCGCATCTATCGCGACTATCGCGAGTTGCTCGCGCAATCCGATGTCGATGCCGTGGTGATCGCCACCCCCGATCATTGGCACGCCTTGCAATTCATCGACGCCTGCCGCGCCGGCAAGGATGTTTACGTCGAGAAGCCCCTCAGCCTCACCATCGCCGAAGGCCAGCGCATGGTCGAGGTCGCCGAAGAAACGAAGCGCGTCACGCTGATGGGCACCCAGCGCCGCTCCTCACCCTTAATTCAAGAGATGGTCCGACTGATCCAGGATGGCGCCATCGGCAAGGTCAGCGTCGCCAAGTGTTACCACCTGGTGAACGAATCGCCGATGGGCATCGGCAAACCCGCCGACGGCGATCCGCCCCCCGGCCTCGACTGGGATTTTTGGCTCGGACCCGCTCCGCAAGTCGCCTTCAACACCAATCGCTGCCTCTACAAGTTCCGCTGGTTCTGGAACTACTCCGGCGGACAGCTCACCAATATGGGCACTCACTACCTCGACCTGATTCAATGGGCGCTGGGGCAAGACGCGCCCACCAGCGTCGTGGCTAGCGGCGGCAACTATGTGGTGCAAGACAATCGCGAAATTCCCGACACCATGGAAGTGGTCTGGGAGTATCCGGGCGGGACGCTGGTCACCTTCTCGCAGTACAACGGCAACGCCGCCGCCAGCAATCCGCGCGATTGCGATCTCGAATTTCGCGGCAGCGAAGGCACATTGTACTACCGCCAGAACTCCATCGAGATCGTCCCCGAGCGCGTGCGCACCCAGGAGTTGGCGGCGCAAAGCCCTATCGCCCGCGAGGCAAATCGCAAACAAGGCGAGTCGCGGCAATTGGCGCGGAAGGAGTTCCGCCAGCAAGGCGCCATTGGCGATGAACTGCACGCCCGCAATTTCCTCGATTGCGTCAAGTCGCGGCAGCCGACCAATTGCCCGGTGGCGGTTGGGCATCGCTCCACCAGCGTCACGCTCTTGGGCAATATCGCCTATAAGACGGGGCGCAAAATTCGCTGGGACGCTGCGCGTCAAGAGTGCCTCGACGACGCCGCGGCCAACGCGCTATTGACCTACGAATACCGCGCCCCGTGGCGACTTTCGTAG
- a CDS encoding SDR family oxidoreductase encodes MPLTHGRRQVKLAGKTALVTGAGRGIGEAIAKALAASGAAVAVNDFRGDAAEAVAAAIRDSGGRAFPCAGDVADPARMEAIVADTVAEFGRLDIAVSNAAYSDREAFYQADMQGFHRTIDVTMWGAFHLLRAATRQMLAQPQADNARERGCLLVIGSPHAICPVPNAMAYNMAKAAIDQMARTAAIELVDHRIRVNIVHPGWTDTPGERKFASDAELAQVARSMPWGRMARPDEIARAVLFLADPDSEYITGSTLVVDGGLGLPWWESRR; translated from the coding sequence ATCCCACTCACTCACGGGAGACGCCAAGTGAAATTGGCTGGCAAGACGGCGCTGGTCACTGGCGCCGGCCGCGGCATCGGCGAGGCAATCGCCAAGGCGCTCGCGGCCTCGGGCGCCGCGGTGGCGGTGAACGACTTTCGCGGCGATGCCGCGGAAGCGGTGGCTGCGGCTATTCGCGACTCAGGCGGCCGCGCTTTCCCCTGCGCGGGCGATGTCGCCGACCCCGCGCGAATGGAGGCCATCGTCGCCGATACAGTGGCCGAATTTGGCCGCCTCGATATCGCCGTCTCCAATGCCGCCTACAGCGATCGCGAGGCGTTCTACCAAGCCGACATGCAGGGCTTTCACCGCACCATCGATGTCACCATGTGGGGCGCCTTTCATCTGCTACGGGCCGCCACCCGTCAAATGCTGGCGCAACCGCAGGCGGATAATGCCCGCGAGCGCGGCTGCCTGCTGGTCATCGGCTCGCCCCATGCCATTTGCCCGGTTCCCAACGCCATGGCCTACAACATGGCCAAGGCGGCCATCGATCAAATGGCGCGCACCGCCGCCATTGAACTGGTCGACCACCGCATTCGCGTCAACATTGTGCATCCGGGCTGGACCGACACGCCGGGCGAGCGAAAATTCGCTAGTGACGCCGAACTGGCGCAAGTCGCCCGCTCAATGCCTTGGGGCCGCATGGCGCGCCCCGACGAGATCGCCCGAGCCGTGTTGTTTCTCGCCGATCCCGACAGCGAATACATCACCGGCAGCACCCTGGTGGTCGATGGGGGCCTCGGATTGCCGTGGTGGGAGTCGCGCCGGTAG